One window from the genome of bacterium encodes:
- a CDS encoding PA2779 family protein: MRILLSSPVARMTCWYLTFVLSGMVFLPGAVQAAFIPSAPAEMTGMSGDLLAEARNALEDQLLAEKLTALGLSPEEVQARLDSLTVEERQAVVADLENIQAGGSLVGLAVLVLLVILILKLMDKI; the protein is encoded by the coding sequence ATGCGTATATTGCTGAGTTCGCCCGTAGCACGTATGACATGCTGGTACCTCACTTTTGTCCTCTCGGGCATGGTATTCCTGCCCGGGGCTGTTCAGGCGGCCTTCATCCCCTCGGCTCCCGCGGAGATGACAGGGATGAGCGGTGATCTTCTGGCAGAAGCCCGCAATGCCCTCGAGGATCAGCTGCTTGCCGAAAAACTCACCGCCCTGGGGCTCTCGCCGGAGGAGGTACAGGCTCGGCTGGATTCCCTTACCGTCGAGGAACGGCAGGCGGTCGTGGCTGACCTTGAAAATATCCAGGCGGGCGGATCCCTTGTTGGCCTCGCCGTCCTGGTGCTCCTCGTGATCCTGATCCTGAAGTTGATGGATAAGATATAA
- a CDS encoding sigma-70 family RNA polymerase sigma factor gives MKKQSGKEKGSASTPKPGVTGRSSVVSRDPIRIYLDEIRRTKLLTAEEELHLARKVSEGDEDARCLMIESNLRLVVNIAKRYMNRGLPLLDLIEEGNMGLIRAVEKFDYKRGFRFSTYATWWIRQAIERAIVNQARIIRLPVHVSEEITGVLKASSKLLQELGREPTMQDVAQRLDKPLAKVQYIYQLVRRTSSIEAPIGEDDDQELMNLIKDEKAVMPSEQIEDEKRLSLIFNWLDELHKNEKEIIILRFGLDDGESKTLESIGRLYGVTRERIRQIEASALRKLRRIAIRMDIGLDEIL, from the coding sequence ATGAAGAAACAAAGCGGCAAGGAAAAGGGATCGGCATCCACCCCAAAGCCGGGAGTTACCGGCAGGAGCAGTGTTGTAAGTCGTGATCCCATCAGGATTTACCTGGACGAGATCCGCCGAACAAAGCTGCTGACCGCCGAAGAGGAACTCCATCTGGCCCGGAAGGTGTCCGAGGGGGACGAAGACGCCAGGTGCCTCATGATCGAGTCCAACCTCCGCCTGGTGGTCAATATAGCCAAAAGGTACATGAACCGGGGTCTGCCCCTTCTCGACCTCATCGAGGAGGGCAATATGGGCCTTATCCGGGCTGTAGAGAAGTTCGATTACAAGCGCGGTTTCCGGTTCTCCACCTATGCGACGTGGTGGATCCGCCAGGCCATCGAGAGAGCCATCGTCAACCAGGCACGGATCATCCGTCTTCCCGTCCACGTCTCCGAGGAGATCACCGGCGTTCTGAAGGCGAGCAGCAAGCTCCTCCAGGAACTGGGCCGGGAACCGACCATGCAGGATGTGGCCCAGCGGCTGGATAAACCTCTCGCCAAGGTGCAGTATATCTATCAGCTGGTACGACGGACCTCTTCCATCGAGGCCCCCATCGGCGAAGATGACGATCAGGAGCTTATGAACCTGATCAAGGATGAGAAGGCCGTCATGCCCTCCGAGCAGATCGAGGACGAAAAACGCCTGTCCCTCATCTTCAACTGGCTGGATGAACTCCACAAAAACGAAAAAGAGATCATCATTCTCCGTTTCGGTCTGGACGACGGCGAGTCAAAGACGCTCGAATCGATCGGCCGGTTGTACGGGGTGACCAGGGAGCGCATCCGTCAGATCGAGGCGTCGGCCCTGCGCAAGCTCCGGCGTATCGCCATAAGGATGGATATCGGGCTGGATGAAATTCTCTGA
- a CDS encoding LysM peptidoglycan-binding domain-containing M23 family metallopeptidase, translating into MKINRPLFTVRCSRLRLCFFWTIIVVAAAACAPRQLAWEPRPAGQAEAQLNREGFGGVYHEVKAGQTLWRIATTYRVDLETLQWVNDVEDVTDLRIGRILFVPGVNKVMEIEPYRPGDEIPSSQKISIIWPMSGRTSSRYGPRGDRDHQGIDLAAATGTPVKAAAEGKVAYSGDGMKGYGKVVVIKHASELSTVYAHNSKLLVRMGERVEQGQVIARVGQTGWATGPHLHFEVRRRGVPEDPMDFLSAP; encoded by the coding sequence ATGAAGATTAACCGTCCACTATTCACTGTTCGCTGTTCACGGCTGCGACTGTGTTTTTTCTGGACGATCATTGTCGTAGCCGCCGCCGCTTGTGCCCCTCGCCAGTTAGCCTGGGAGCCCCGTCCGGCGGGGCAGGCCGAGGCCCAGTTAAACCGGGAGGGGTTCGGCGGCGTCTACCACGAGGTGAAGGCCGGGCAGACGCTCTGGCGGATCGCCACAACTTATCGTGTTGACCTGGAAACACTTCAGTGGGTAAATGATGTTGAGGACGTTACAGATCTTCGCATTGGCCGCATTCTGTTCGTCCCGGGCGTGAACAAGGTTATGGAGATCGAACCGTACAGGCCCGGAGACGAGATACCATCGAGCCAAAAGATCAGTATTATATGGCCCATGTCGGGCAGGACATCTTCCCGTTACGGTCCAAGGGGAGACCGGGATCACCAGGGTATCGACCTGGCGGCGGCGACGGGGACGCCGGTGAAAGCAGCGGCCGAAGGGAAGGTAGCTTATAGCGGTGACGGGATGAAGGGGTACGGCAAGGTCGTGGTCATCAAGCACGCCAGTGAGCTTTCCACGGTCTATGCCCACAATTCGAAACTACTGGTCAGGATGGGGGAGCGTGTGGAGCAGGGTCAGGTGATCGCCAGGGTAGGCCAGACAGGATGGGCCACCGGGCCGCACCTGCACTTTGAGGTCCGAAGGCGAGGGGTCCCCGAGGATCCCATGGACTTCCTGTCCGCACCTTAG